The Caldicellulosiruptor changbaiensis genome has a segment encoding these proteins:
- the istB gene encoding IS21-like element ISCsa9 family helper ATPase IstB, with amino-acid sequence MNDLLLGKLKDLKLSGIIKSFDLRVEEAIKNNFSYQEFFEILINDEVSNRRINSNQKRISKARFPWHKTLEEYNFNYQPSINKRFIYNLATCEFVRKKENVAFIGPPGTGKTHLAIAIGLKAVALGYRVLFTTANEMLEELYISRADNSYQQKLKNYVNVDLLIIDELGLRKFNQSSVDDFYEIISKRYERGSIIITTNKVFEEWPRIFYDPVLATAILDRFVHHCHFVVIKGESYRMKQREGAIKALTDDSKNESN; translated from the coding sequence ATGAATGATCTTTTGTTGGGGAAGCTAAAGGATTTGAAATTATCCGGGATAATAAAAAGTTTTGATTTAAGAGTAGAAGAAGCTATTAAGAATAATTTTTCGTATCAAGAGTTTTTTGAGATATTGATAAATGATGAAGTGAGTAACAGGAGAATAAACAGTAATCAAAAGAGGATAAGCAAAGCGAGGTTTCCATGGCACAAGACATTAGAAGAATATAATTTTAATTATCAGCCTTCAATAAATAAGAGGTTTATATACAATTTGGCGACCTGTGAATTTGTCCGCAAGAAAGAGAATGTGGCCTTCATAGGACCGCCAGGGACAGGGAAGACACATCTTGCAATAGCGATAGGACTTAAAGCTGTAGCACTTGGATATAGAGTTTTGTTTACCACAGCAAATGAGATGTTAGAAGAGTTGTATATTTCAAGAGCGGATAATTCGTATCAACAAAAGCTAAAAAACTATGTTAATGTGGATTTGTTAATAATAGATGAGCTGGGCTTAAGGAAATTTAATCAAAGCAGTGTAGATGATTTTTATGAGATAATATCAAAGAGATATGAGAGAGGATCGATAATAATAACCACAAACAAAGTATTTGAAGAGTGGCCGAGGATATTTTATGATCCAGTTTTAGCGACAGCGATTTTAGATAGATTTGTACATCACTGTCATTTTGTGGTTATCAAAGGTGAAAGTTATAGGATGAAGCAAAGGGAGGGTGCTATCAAAGCTTTAACAGATGATTCCAAGAATGAGTCAAATTAG
- the cas6 gene encoding CRISPR-associated endoribonuclease Cas6, with the protein MRAKFIFEVHNGFNETKELPVYYRTLFMAFLKKALSSYNEEYFKRLYWWEDKKNKWQKPFVYAVNLPNMNFSDDKVLFRGDIVLNLSTSDYEFFVNIYNSLISSKLYPHKLANNCEIKLKRAYLIKEPEQFSSTMTFKTFSPVLIEKKEGDDKIPVLPYDEGFEEVLNDVIDFEIRNIRILKGQNRGLHKRISFKPINVKKIVVKHKISEFVENTGKEIMYLTGFGGIFELSGHPDDLKEIYQNGLGFRRGQGFGFIEVVK; encoded by the coding sequence ATGAGAGCAAAATTTATATTTGAAGTACATAATGGGTTTAACGAAACCAAGGAACTCCCAGTTTACTATAGAACGCTATTTATGGCTTTTTTGAAAAAAGCGCTATCATCATATAATGAGGAATATTTCAAAAGGCTTTATTGGTGGGAGGATAAAAAGAATAAATGGCAAAAGCCGTTTGTTTATGCGGTAAATTTGCCCAACATGAATTTTTCAGACGATAAAGTGCTGTTCAGAGGAGATATAGTTTTAAACCTTTCAACTTCCGATTATGAGTTTTTTGTCAATATCTACAATAGTTTAATCAGCAGCAAACTATATCCTCATAAATTGGCTAATAACTGTGAAATCAAACTCAAGAGGGCATACCTTATAAAAGAACCAGAACAATTTTCTTCAACTATGACTTTCAAAACCTTTTCACCTGTGCTGATTGAGAAAAAAGAGGGAGATGACAAAATTCCGGTTTTGCCCTATGATGAAGGATTTGAAGAGGTTTTGAACGATGTAATTGATTTTGAAATTAGAAATATCAGAATTTTGAAAGGGCAAAATAGAGGACTTCATAAAAGAATTAGCTTTAAGCCAATAAATGTCAAAAAGATTGTTGTAAAGCATAAAATTTCTGAGTTTGTTGAAAACACCGGCAAAGAAATTATGTATCTTACAGGCTTTGGCGGTATATTTGAACTATCAGGACATCCAGATGATTTAAAAGAGATTTATCAAAATGGTCTTGGCTTTAGGCGTGGACAAGGATTTGGCTTTATTGAGGTGGTAAAATAG
- the cas8a1 gene encoding type I-B CRISPR-associated protein Cas8b1/Cst1 encodes MIRIHLNDWFYNMCVVGLCRVLEYAKSNINHNITLNYCDDFIEFEEKYLDDIPKAYFEYFYTEFKKINSSSTETEFLEWLKNDLGQNFIGQASFVNRYTETHKVEVKSDSISGCEYYFNKHFVGPLKECLFNIKNSNHKLPIQIDLEKRKKTAKTGPTSKPCVFCGEISSGDTFDEKRFVPLAVSSDGAKNFFWNGHNNLPICKKCVFLFMFAPAGVSEITYVRYKREDKDKFKKEEEKYKVFVNLDASVEELLKINNALKDRVEEALSATDRFEDSIFRLFAIDLIKYLKTKALWSFENILVVEFNALYSERGTKGVKKSKINYLSFPKHVAKFLVSREGKSITKIQNTEFRNNLVNAILKNEGLERLIFSETYRMLYTSFYKEAYSIYLSVRIKCLLKYYKELITGNQMLKGDEKMVTDRLGVLFKSGRKIAEYYIEKEQENKLPALVYRLLNAAKVGDFHTVFDTIIRVYMNTEIQIPHEFIGLVQSQGASDFKDVIDPLSIAQAFVAGILYEMNKEKGSSTKQDKNENIEEEVENG; translated from the coding sequence TTGATAAGAATACATCTTAACGATTGGTTTTATAATATGTGCGTAGTGGGACTTTGTAGAGTTTTAGAGTATGCGAAATCTAATATCAATCATAATATTACATTAAATTATTGCGATGACTTTATTGAATTTGAGGAAAAATATCTTGATGATATTCCTAAAGCTTATTTTGAATATTTCTATACAGAATTTAAGAAAATTAACAGTAGTTCAACTGAAACTGAATTTTTAGAATGGCTTAAAAATGATTTAGGGCAAAATTTTATTGGTCAAGCTTCATTTGTTAACAGATATACTGAGACTCACAAAGTAGAAGTAAAAAGTGATAGTATTAGTGGTTGCGAATATTATTTTAATAAACATTTTGTTGGGCCTTTAAAAGAATGTTTATTTAATATTAAAAACTCCAACCATAAATTACCTATTCAAATAGACTTGGAGAAAAGAAAAAAAACAGCAAAAACTGGTCCTACATCAAAACCTTGTGTTTTCTGTGGTGAAATTTCAAGCGGTGATACATTTGATGAAAAGAGGTTTGTACCTTTAGCTGTGAGTTCAGACGGGGCGAAAAACTTTTTCTGGAACGGACATAACAATCTTCCAATTTGCAAAAAATGTGTATTCTTATTTATGTTTGCACCTGCTGGCGTTTCTGAAATTACGTATGTGCGATATAAAAGAGAAGATAAAGATAAATTTAAGAAAGAAGAAGAGAAATACAAAGTGTTTGTAAATTTAGATGCTTCTGTAGAAGAGCTTTTAAAAATTAACAATGCTCTTAAAGACAGAGTTGAGGAAGCATTATCTGCTACAGATAGATTTGAAGATAGTATTTTTAGATTGTTTGCAATAGATTTGATTAAATATCTAAAAACTAAGGCGCTTTGGTCATTTGAAAATATTTTGGTAGTTGAATTTAACGCTCTTTATAGTGAACGCGGTACAAAAGGAGTAAAGAAAAGTAAGATAAACTATCTGAGTTTTCCAAAGCACGTTGCTAAGTTTTTGGTATCAAGAGAGGGTAAAAGTATTACTAAGATTCAAAATACAGAGTTTAGAAACAACTTAGTCAATGCAATATTGAAAAATGAAGGCCTTGAAAGATTGATATTCAGTGAAACTTATCGAATGCTTTATACCTCTTTCTATAAAGAGGCTTATTCTATTTACTTATCTGTGCGTATTAAATGTTTGCTTAAATATTATAAGGAATTGATAACAGGGAATCAAATGTTAAAAGGAGATGAAAAGATGGTTACTGACAGATTAGGAGTACTTTTTAAAAGTGGTAGAAAAATAGCAGAGTATTACATAGAGAAAGAGCAAGAAAACAAATTACCAGCTCTTGTTTATAGACTCCTCAATGCTGCAAAAGTAGGAGATTTTCATACAGTTTTTGATACTATTATAAGAGTTTACATGAATACTGAAATACAAATCCCACATGAGTTCATAGGTTTGGTTCAATCTCAAGGAGCAAGTGACTTTAAGGATGTAATAGATCCTTTATCAATTGCCCAAGCGTTTGTTGCTGGCATTTTATATGAGATGAACAAAGAAAAAGGAAGTTCAACAAAACAGGATAAAAATGAAAATATAGAG
- the istA gene encoding IS21 family transposase, whose product MHTTIYTLFKRGYNKSQIARLLDVDRKTVRKVIHDIEQKGEVERKSKGSVLDNYREFIEAKVNKGHSAKKIHQDLQAEFDFEGSYSNVRRYVQKLKQKIANSKVYMVLTTLPAEEAQVDFGYIGKIKVDGKFKKAWVFTMVLSYSRYMYAEIVFDQTVETFIQCHKNAFKYFGGVVEVVKIDNLKAGVLSVDFYEAQIQKDYASFASHYGFLPQPCRVYTPTDKGKVESAIKYVKQNCFSGEEFKDIDEAREHLKNWLDNVANVRVHGTTKKVPKEVFISEEKEKLIALPIEEYYISRSSIHKVATNCHLIYKGNYYSVPYEYAGREVEVVEIGSFLRVFFEGKEIALHQIVKNNEKGKYVTNKEHYPSSKNITIEDIMSRQRDKMAEIGNWALEFFEEFIKREGFKKYDYRSISGIIALKERYGAETVDNACKRALKFGGLSYKVVKNICEKGISDLPEYEDESYVNEERTELYRDIREYNKLLEIGELQI is encoded by the coding sequence GTGGATAGAAAAACTGTTAGAAAAGTAATCCATGACATTGAACAGAAGGGAGAAGTCGAGAGGAAATCAAAAGGTTCTGTATTAGATAATTACAGGGAGTTTATTGAGGCAAAGGTTAATAAAGGACACTCAGCAAAGAAGATACATCAAGACTTGCAAGCGGAATTTGATTTTGAAGGAAGCTATTCTAATGTAAGAAGATATGTCCAAAAGTTAAAACAAAAGATAGCAAATTCAAAGGTGTACATGGTTTTAACAACACTGCCTGCAGAAGAAGCACAAGTTGATTTTGGATATATAGGTAAGATAAAAGTTGATGGAAAATTCAAAAAAGCATGGGTATTTACAATGGTTTTAAGCTATTCAAGATATATGTATGCAGAGATAGTATTCGACCAAACAGTTGAAACATTTATCCAGTGTCATAAGAACGCATTCAAGTATTTTGGAGGAGTAGTAGAAGTTGTGAAGATAGACAACTTAAAAGCAGGTGTATTGAGCGTTGATTTTTATGAGGCGCAAATACAAAAAGATTATGCAAGTTTTGCGAGCCACTATGGATTTTTACCTCAGCCATGCAGGGTGTATACACCGACTGATAAAGGCAAAGTAGAATCAGCAATTAAGTATGTTAAGCAAAACTGTTTTTCTGGAGAAGAATTTAAAGATATTGATGAGGCGAGGGAACATTTAAAAAACTGGCTTGATAATGTAGCAAATGTGAGAGTACATGGCACAACCAAGAAAGTTCCCAAAGAAGTTTTCATCTCAGAAGAGAAGGAAAAGTTAATAGCTCTTCCTATTGAGGAATATTACATATCAAGAAGTTCAATTCACAAAGTAGCTACTAACTGTCATCTCATATACAAAGGGAACTACTATTCAGTGCCATATGAGTATGCAGGACGTGAAGTAGAAGTAGTTGAGATAGGCAGTTTTTTGAGGGTGTTCTTTGAAGGTAAAGAAATAGCCCTTCATCAGATTGTCAAAAACAATGAGAAGGGCAAATACGTAACCAACAAAGAACACTATCCCTCGTCTAAGAATATAACAATTGAGGATATAATGTCAAGACAGAGGGATAAAATGGCAGAGATTGGTAATTGGGCGTTGGAGTTTTTTGAGGAATTTATTAAACGGGAAGGATTTAAAAAATATGATTACAGGAGCATAAGTGGGATAATAGCACTAAAAGAAAGATATGGAGCTGAGACAGTAGACAATGCGTGTAAGAGGGCTTTAAAATTTGGAGGGCTAAGCTACAAAGTTGTCAAGAACATATGTGAAAAAGGGATAAGCGATTTACCTGAGTATGAAGACGAGAGCTATGTTAATGAGGAAAGAACAGAGCTTTACAGGGATATCAGGGAATATAACAAATTGCTTGAGATAGGGGAATTGCAAATATGA